One window of Mangrovibacterium diazotrophicum genomic DNA carries:
- a CDS encoding TrmH family RNA methyltransferase, translated as MLSKNKIKFIQSLARKKNREAEKLFLVEGDKMVVEALESSLSVRLLAATDDFLATNSRIARKAAEVVDATAEEIRKASLLQSPQHALAVVEMPQTGFEQSMLTSQLSLALDFIQDPGNLGTIIRLADWFGIEHLLCSENTVDCFNPKVIQASMGAIFRVKVHYLNLPEVLKKAQTEKLPVYGAFLEGENIYEHNLGKAGILVMGNEGNGISPEVEQTVTDKIHIPSFATNGTGSESLNVSMATGICLSEFRRRN; from the coding sequence ATGCTAAGTAAAAACAAGATCAAGTTTATCCAGTCGCTGGCGCGCAAGAAGAACCGCGAGGCCGAGAAGCTGTTCCTGGTTGAAGGTGATAAAATGGTCGTCGAAGCATTGGAGTCGTCGCTTTCGGTTCGGCTGCTGGCTGCCACCGACGATTTTTTAGCCACCAATAGCCGGATCGCACGAAAAGCCGCCGAAGTTGTTGACGCCACCGCAGAGGAGATCCGCAAAGCGAGTTTGCTGCAATCGCCGCAACATGCATTGGCCGTAGTGGAGATGCCGCAAACCGGATTCGAGCAATCGATGCTTACCAGTCAACTTAGCCTGGCACTCGATTTTATCCAGGACCCTGGAAACCTGGGCACCATCATTCGCCTGGCCGACTGGTTTGGCATTGAACACCTGCTATGCTCCGAAAACACGGTCGACTGTTTCAACCCGAAAGTGATCCAGGCCAGCATGGGCGCTATTTTCCGGGTCAAAGTGCATTACCTCAACCTTCCCGAAGTGCTGAAAAAAGCACAAACTGAAAAATTACCGGTTTACGGTGCTTTCCTTGAAGGGGAAAACATTTACGAGCACAACCTAGGCAAGGCGGGCATTTTAGTCATGGGTAACGAGGGAAATGGCATCAGCCCGGAAGTGGAGCAAACCGTTACCGACAAGATCCACATCCCGTCCTTCGCCACCAACGGAACCGGTAGCGAATCGCTCAACGTGTCGATGGCCACCGGAATTTGCTTATCGGAATTTCGGAGAAGGAATTAG
- a CDS encoding NAD(P)/FAD-dependent oxidoreductase — MKKDFNLSLTPKQASEEQYYRPIIATKLGVDPEEITAIVVRRRSIDARQRQIKINLGVMVYLGEEPEAQYQTYHYGNVAGKTPVGIVGSGPAGLFAALRLIELGYKPVVFERGKNVSDRKRDIAKIHREHLVDPDSNYGYGEGGAGTFSDGKLYTRSKKRGSVEKILEILVQFGADPQILIDAHPHIGTNKLPGVIARIREQILASGGEIHFNTRVTDLILKGDQCTGVVLNDGTRFDCAAVILATGHSARDIYEMLYRNGVNLEAKPFAMGVRIEHPQELIDSIQYHQPQRGPYLPAATYSFVEQVNDRGVYSFCMCPGGFIVPAATSPGELVVNGMSPSKRNSPFANSGLVVEVRPEDLREFQHLGVFAGLEFQKSIEKLCFQLNGNTQFAPAQRISDFVAGRKSADLPESSYKPGLVSSALHDKLPKRISSRLREGIVQMDKKAYGFHTDQGVVVGVESRTSSPLRIPRNEDTLEHIRIKNLYPCGEGAGYAGGIASSAIDGERCAEAFVERAKK; from the coding sequence ATGAAGAAAGATTTCAATTTATCGCTGACGCCGAAACAAGCTTCGGAGGAGCAGTATTATCGCCCGATTATAGCCACAAAACTGGGAGTTGATCCCGAAGAGATTACCGCGATTGTCGTTCGCCGTCGTTCTATTGATGCGCGCCAGCGACAAATCAAGATTAACCTTGGGGTAATGGTCTACCTAGGTGAGGAACCCGAGGCTCAATATCAAACTTACCATTACGGCAATGTGGCCGGAAAAACGCCGGTCGGAATTGTAGGCAGTGGCCCTGCAGGTTTGTTTGCGGCCTTGCGTTTAATTGAATTGGGCTACAAGCCGGTCGTGTTCGAACGTGGCAAGAACGTGAGCGATCGCAAACGTGACATAGCCAAAATCCATCGCGAGCATTTGGTCGATCCGGATTCGAATTACGGCTATGGCGAAGGTGGTGCCGGAACTTTCTCGGACGGCAAACTCTACACACGCTCCAAGAAGCGGGGAAGTGTTGAAAAGATTCTGGAGATTTTGGTTCAGTTTGGAGCCGATCCGCAGATTCTGATTGACGCCCATCCCCACATCGGAACCAATAAACTGCCCGGGGTAATTGCCCGGATTCGTGAACAGATTCTGGCCAGTGGTGGCGAAATCCATTTTAACACACGGGTGACCGATTTAATATTGAAAGGTGACCAATGTACTGGGGTGGTGCTGAATGATGGCACCCGCTTCGATTGTGCGGCAGTTATTCTGGCTACCGGCCACTCGGCACGCGATATCTACGAAATGCTTTACCGAAATGGCGTCAACCTGGAAGCAAAACCATTTGCCATGGGTGTGCGGATCGAACATCCGCAGGAATTGATCGATAGCATTCAATATCATCAACCGCAACGCGGACCGTACTTGCCGGCGGCAACTTATTCGTTTGTCGAGCAGGTGAATGATCGCGGCGTGTACTCCTTCTGTATGTGCCCCGGTGGATTTATTGTGCCGGCAGCAACCTCTCCCGGCGAGTTGGTGGTCAACGGGATGTCTCCATCAAAACGGAACTCACCCTTTGCTAATTCTGGCCTGGTGGTTGAGGTACGTCCGGAAGACTTGCGAGAATTTCAGCATTTGGGTGTTTTTGCCGGTCTGGAGTTTCAAAAGTCGATTGAGAAATTGTGCTTTCAGCTGAATGGCAATACCCAGTTTGCTCCTGCCCAACGCATCAGCGACTTTGTGGCTGGACGGAAATCGGCCGATTTGCCGGAATCATCTTACAAGCCGGGATTGGTGTCATCGGCTTTGCACGACAAACTGCCCAAACGAATCAGTTCGCGGTTGCGCGAAGGTATTGTACAAATGGACAAAAAGGCCTACGGTTTTCATACCGATCAGGGGGTTGTAGTGGGTGTTGAGTCGCGCACGTCGTCGCCTTTGCGTATTCCCCGAAATGAAGATACGCTGGAACACATTCGCATCAAAAATCTCTATCCTTGTGGTGAAGGTGCCGGTTATGCCGGAGGGATCGCGTCGTCGGCCATTGATGGTGAGCGTTGCGCCGAAGCGTTTGTAGAGAGAGCTAAGAAGTGA
- the porT gene encoding type IX secretion/gliding motility protein PorT/SprT: MKKQITLYLFILIGLASYAQKPHVLNLTNFDNKKIHFGFSLGMNVQDYRLESWSPIGANPEFVEKDFTNPEGGQVTMVDTVRTDIATTVPGLTVAVVINLRLGEYFDLRFLPGLSFGERRLTFTKNGEYLPVYDIYAGTTDLEVVSVKSTYLDFPLMVKYKSSRLNNQRPYIIGGFAYRLDISKSGEEDLVQLKKGGLYLEAGVGLDSYLRFFRFSTELKVSLGLNNLIGDTPIEQRQYYSQSIKSISSHIFTLSFHFE, encoded by the coding sequence TTGAAAAAACAAATAACACTTTACCTGTTTATTCTGATTGGCCTGGCAAGCTACGCGCAGAAGCCTCATGTGCTGAACCTGACAAATTTCGACAATAAGAAAATTCACTTCGGGTTTAGTTTGGGTATGAATGTGCAGGATTACCGGTTGGAGAGCTGGTCGCCGATTGGAGCTAACCCTGAATTTGTTGAGAAAGATTTTACCAACCCTGAAGGCGGACAGGTGACCATGGTGGATACCGTTCGGACCGACATTGCTACAACGGTTCCCGGATTGACGGTAGCGGTGGTAATCAACCTGCGTTTGGGTGAATATTTCGATTTACGCTTCCTTCCCGGTCTTTCATTTGGCGAGCGCCGCCTGACATTCACCAAGAATGGCGAATACCTGCCGGTTTACGATATCTATGCCGGAACAACTGATTTGGAAGTTGTATCCGTCAAATCGACTTACCTTGATTTTCCGCTGATGGTCAAATATAAGTCGAGCCGATTGAACAACCAGCGCCCCTACATCATCGGTGGTTTTGCTTACCGACTCGATATTTCGAAGTCGGGTGAGGAAGATTTGGTGCAGTTGAAAAAAGGCGGGCTTTACCTCGAGGCCGGGGTGGGGCTGGACAGTTACCTGCGTTTCTTCCGTTTTTCAACCGAATTGAAAGTGAGTCTTGGCTTGAATAACCTCATTGGCGACACGCCCATTGAGCAACGTCAATACTACTCGCAGTCCATCAAAAGCATCAGCTCGCATATCTTTACCCTCAGTTTCCATTTCGAATAA